A region of uncultured Carboxylicivirga sp. DNA encodes the following proteins:
- a CDS encoding glycosyltransferase family 1 protein, which produces MKKVNVTFFFRKPQPQYFSIEKVFEQIINNLPPEVEHHSYQLKTGTNGWWGRIKALVEVWRNKGAINHITGDITFIALALPRKGLVVTYHDLESLTQYKGWQLAILKYLWVKIPVRRAQVVTAISNHTKEQLIKWTGCDPVKIKVIHNPLPDKINYSPKEFNSECPHILVMGTKDNKNVEGVFEAVFQLKSRKVEKLKSLKVDEVEDRSPDSRPGKNKHHAPDTGHFKLIVVGKMTEQQKALEDEYQLDIENLIQVPYEQILDAYKRCDILCFPSFYEGFGLPIIEAQAIGRPVITSDVGSMKEVAGEGAFLVDPYKIDDLRLAISNSFENEGLRNILVEKGLENVKRFAVSMIARQYAEVYVSF; this is translated from the coding sequence TTGAAAAAAGTTAACGTAACATTCTTCTTCCGCAAACCACAGCCTCAGTATTTTTCAATCGAAAAGGTATTTGAGCAGATAATAAATAATCTTCCTCCAGAAGTTGAACATCATTCTTACCAATTAAAAACTGGAACCAATGGTTGGTGGGGGCGAATAAAGGCATTGGTTGAAGTCTGGCGAAATAAAGGGGCTATTAATCATATAACCGGAGATATTACTTTTATAGCTTTGGCATTACCCAGAAAAGGCCTGGTGGTAACTTATCATGATCTGGAATCATTGACTCAATATAAAGGATGGCAACTGGCAATTTTAAAATATTTATGGGTTAAGATTCCGGTGAGAAGGGCCCAGGTTGTGACTGCCATATCCAATCATACCAAAGAACAGCTTATTAAATGGACGGGTTGTGATCCGGTTAAAATAAAAGTAATTCACAATCCTTTGCCCGATAAGATTAACTATTCTCCTAAAGAATTTAATAGTGAATGTCCACATATACTTGTGATGGGGACCAAAGATAATAAGAATGTAGAAGGGGTGTTTGAGGCGGTTTTTCAGTTGAAAAGTCGAAAAGTCGAAAAGTTGAAAAGTTTAAAAGTTGACGAGGTAGAAGACAGGAGCCCCGATAGCCGTCCAGGAAAGAATAAGCACCATGCACCAGACACTGGGCACTTTAAACTTATTGTAGTGGGTAAAATGACTGAGCAGCAAAAGGCTTTGGAGGATGAGTATCAGCTGGATATTGAAAACCTGATTCAGGTGCCTTATGAGCAAATACTGGATGCCTATAAGCGATGTGACATCTTGTGCTTTCCCAGTTTTTACGAAGGTTTTGGATTGCCTATTATAGAAGCACAAGCCATCGGACGACCTGTGATTACTTCTGATGTGGGCTCCATGAAAGAAGTGGCTGGTGAAGGAGCTTTCTTAGTTGATCCTTATAAGATTGATGATTTGCGACTAGCAATTAGCAATAGTTTTGAGAATGAAGGGTTGAGAAATATTCTGGTTGAAAAAGGTCTTGAAAATGTTAAACGATTTGCAGTCTCCATGATAGCCAGGCAATATGCCGAAGTGTATGTCAGTTTTTAA